One window from the genome of Elaeis guineensis isolate ETL-2024a chromosome 5, EG11, whole genome shotgun sequence encodes:
- the LOC140858019 gene encoding uncharacterized protein — protein MGDGHPWTFSNGSGAEEIPIRHDQLFHQMGRSRSTGDYHLSKGETPFKLAFGTETVIPVEISLPTLCMEEFDVDSNSFGLRANLDMLEETRERARVQMANYQQRIVQYYNSQVKEKSFLIGQLVLHQVEVFRLIE, from the exons atgggggatggacatccttggaccttttccaatGGCAGCGGTGCAGAAGAAATCCCTATTCGTCACGATCAACTATTTCATCAAATGGGTAGAAGTAGAAGCACTGGTGACTATCACCTCAGCAAAG GTGAAACTCCTTTCAAGCTAGCCTTCGGCACTGAAACTGTCATACCAGTAGAGATCAGCTTGCCAACATTGTGCATGGAAGAATTTGATGTAGATAGCAACTCTTTTGGATTAAGAGCAAATTTAGATATGCTGGAGGAAACTCGGGAGCGAGCACGGGTGCAGATGGCTAATTATCAACAAAGGATAGTTCAGTATTACAACTCCCAAGTTAAAGAAAAGTCCTTCTTGATAGGACAGTtagttcttcatcaagttgaggtTTTTCGCCTAATAGAGTGA